One window of the Allosaccharopolyspora coralli genome contains the following:
- the ctaC gene encoding aa3-type cytochrome oxidase subunit II, giving the protein MIFASRRRRAVGLSERTRVPRPIKVAGLVGLVGIAATGCTTEEVLRFGWPDGVTPQADSMRLLWTWSVIAALAVGVLVWGLIFWSVAFHRKKSEQLPRQFQYNLPLEIVYTAVPFVMVVVLFYFTATTQNYVLAEEQDPDETVNVVGFQWNWEFNYPGYQTPDGQQVRTVGSSSEIPLLVLPTDRTIQYNLSSTDVIHSFFVPEFNFKRDTFPYPEKNNQDNTFSNTIDQEGSFVGRCAELCGTYHSMMNFEVRALSPDKFDRYMQLRTQNNPATGAPYTAAEALQNMNCGELCSPRAVTGVPFDTDRTSGEASGGQ; this is encoded by the coding sequence ATGATTTTCGCATCGAGGAGGCGTCGCGCAGTGGGCCTGAGCGAGAGGACCCGAGTGCCACGGCCGATCAAGGTCGCCGGGCTCGTCGGCCTGGTGGGGATCGCGGCCACTGGCTGCACGACCGAGGAGGTCCTGCGGTTCGGCTGGCCGGACGGCGTCACTCCGCAGGCCGATTCGATGCGCTTGTTGTGGACGTGGTCGGTCATCGCGGCGCTGGCCGTCGGTGTGCTGGTGTGGGGTCTGATCTTTTGGTCCGTGGCCTTCCACCGGAAGAAGAGCGAGCAGCTGCCCCGGCAGTTCCAGTACAACCTGCCGCTGGAGATCGTCTATACCGCGGTCCCGTTCGTGATGGTCGTGGTGTTGTTCTACTTCACGGCCACCACCCAGAACTACGTGCTGGCCGAGGAACAGGATCCCGACGAGACGGTCAACGTCGTCGGCTTCCAGTGGAACTGGGAGTTCAACTACCCCGGCTACCAGACGCCGGACGGTCAGCAGGTGCGCACCGTCGGCAGCAGCTCGGAGATCCCGCTGCTGGTGCTGCCGACCGACCGTACGATCCAGTACAACCTCAGCTCGACCGACGTCATCCACTCGTTCTTCGTGCCGGAGTTCAACTTCAAGCGGGACACCTTCCCGTACCCGGAGAAGAACAACCAGGACAACACCTTCTCCAACACGATCGACCAAGAGGGTTCGTTCGTCGGCCGCTGCGCCGAGCTGTGCGGCACGTACCACTCGATGATGAACTTCGAGGTGCGGGCGCTCTCGCCGGACAAGTTCGACCGGTACATGCAGCTGCGGACCCAGAACAACCCGGCCACCGGCGCTCCGTACACGGCGGCCGAGGCGCTCCAGAACATGAACTGTGGTGAGCTGTGCAGCCCGCGTGCGGTGACGGGCGTCCCGTTCGACACCGACCGCACCTCCGGCGAAGCGAGCGGCGGTCAGTAG
- a CDS encoding cytochrome c oxidase subunit 4, with protein MKVEAKIFNVITVFFFVSALVYGLWSREPVGTVALILVGALSLLIGSYFEFVARRIEPRPEDNPDAEISDGAGDLGFFSPGSYWPLGLAAAAAFAGLALAFFHAWMIVLSVGALLITIAGLVFEYHTGPDHE; from the coding sequence ATGAAGGTCGAAGCGAAGATCTTCAACGTCATTACCGTCTTCTTCTTTGTCTCGGCACTCGTCTACGGCCTGTGGTCTCGGGAGCCCGTGGGCACGGTCGCGCTGATCCTGGTCGGCGCCCTGTCGTTGTTGATCGGCAGCTACTTCGAGTTCGTCGCGCGCCGCATCGAACCGCGCCCCGAGGACAATCCTGACGCGGAGATCAGCGACGGCGCCGGTGACCTGGGCTTCTTCAGCCCCGGCAGCTACTGGCCCCTCGGGCTCGCCGCCGCTGCCGCCTTCGCCGGACTGGCGCTGGCGTTCTTCCACGCGTGGATGATCGTGCTGTCCGTCGGTGCGTTGTTGATCACAATCGCGGGTCTGGTCTTCGAGTACCACACGGGTCCCGACCACGAGTGA